The following proteins are encoded in a genomic region of Corylus avellana chromosome ca4, CavTom2PMs-1.0:
- the LOC132177116 gene encoding MDIS1-interacting receptor like kinase 2-like, which yields MSVLPKQPLSNLLTPLRVLLPIIIFISFSHDSSALASSSLTWRKEEAEALLRWKDSLDNSTQMLLPSWTLLPSHNFSASSSNNPCKWDGITCNEPGSVTHINITSSGLRGTLECLNFLSFPDLVSLELSNNSFYGTIPPHISNLSKLTHLDLSLNRLSGNIPSEMCLLMSLQYLYLDENEINGSIPREMGNLHSLMELHLPKNNLVGSIPASIGNLTNLVLMNLGVNNLSGRIPSEVGNLTKLTYLDLSINQFSGHIPPVLGNLNNLTTLFLCVNQLSGHIPPEIGKLTSLPNLVLFMNKLSGSIPTEIYNLTSLGGFLVAENFLSGYLPQNICANGALEQLAVHENNFFGPIPKSLENCTNLVRVQMHRNQLEGNMSKDFGIYPRLKYINLSYNKLYGELSNNWGQSKSLTSLRISNNRISGTIPHDLGKANKLEVLDLSENHLVGNIPKELGALNLLFLLKLNNNKLSGNIPTEVGKLSSLSQLNLAANNLSGSLPKQLAQCSKLTDLNLSMNRFWGSITPQIANIRSLNNLDLSHNLLTGKLPWELGYLHYLALLNLSHNFLSASIPSTYSEMLSLTSVDISYNNLEGPLPNNKAFSRAQIVALEHNRALCGNNTGLQACPSLLSKRPGGKMSLRAAILITVSLLGTLFLLYIIAGIYCVGFKKGRKIDDEPRDAENENMFVIWSYDGKIAHQSIVEATDAFNSRYSIGEGGCGRVYRAELPNGLVVAMKKLHQSEDGIVANLKAFNSEITALTEVRHLNIVKLYGFCSHARYSYLVYEFLEGGSLRKILSSEVKAMELDWIRRVKVVRGVARALSYMHHDCSPPVIHRDISSNNILLDLDNEAHVSDFGTARILKPNSSNCTSYAGTLGYSAPELAYTTEVNEKCDVYSFGMVALEVIMGRHLGNFISSISSSSSSSTVSHQITLKEVLDQRLSPPRGRVIEEVLSIAKIAFACLNASQQSRPTMQQVSHKLSTNRPPLSEPLDVITLGQLLDITTLTL from the exons ATGTCAGTTTTGCCTAAGCAACCACTCTCTAACCTGCTCACTCCACTTAGGGTCTTGTTAcccatcatcatcttcatctctTTTAGCCATGATTCTTCTGCTCTAGCTTCTTCCTCTTTGActtggagaaaagaagaagcagagGCTCTTCTGAGATGGAAAGACAGTCTTGACAATTCAACTCAAATGCTCCTCCCTTCCTGGACCCTTCTTCCTTCCCACAAtttttctgcttcttcttctaataACCCCTGCAAGTGGGATGGAATCACATGCAATGAGCCTGGAAGTGTCACGCATATAAACATCACAAGCAGTGGTTTGAGAGGTACGCTTGAATGTCTCAACTTCTTATCCTTCCCAGACCTTGTTAGCCTCGAGCTTTCTAACAACTCTTTTTATGGAACCATTCCACCCCATATCAGTAATCTTTCCAAGCTCACTCACCTAGACTTGAGTCTCAATCGGCTCTCTGGAAATATTCCATCTGAGATGTGTCTGCTGATGAGTCTTCAGTACCTTTATTTGGATGAGAATGAGATAAATGGATCTATACCTCGGGAAATGGGAAATCTTCATTCTCTAATGGAGCTACATTTGCCAAAAAACAATCTCGTAGGTTCAATCCCTGCTTCTATAGGAAACTTGACAAATCTCGTACTTATGAATCTGGGTGTTAATAATCTATCTGGCCGCATACCTTCAGAAGTAGGCAATTTGACCAAGCTCACATACTTGGATCTGAGTATCAATCAATTTTCTGGCCACATCCCTCCTGTACTAGGAAACTTGAACAACCTTACAACGTTGTTCCTGTGTGTCAATCAGTTATCTGGCCACATCCCTCCTGAAATAGGAAAACTCACATCCCTGCCTAACCTAGTTTTGTTTATGAACAAACTCAGTGGCTCCATTCCTACAGAAATCTATAATCTTACATCTTTGGGAGGTTTTCTAGTGGCTGAGAACTTCTTGTCTGGCTATTTACCACAAAATATATGCGCCAATGGGGCACTTGAACAATTGGCTGTACATGAAAACAACTTCTTCGGTCCTATTCCAAAGAGTTTAGAAAACTGTACCAACTTAGTCAGAGTTCAAATGCACAGAAATCAGCTTGAAGGGAACATGTCGAAAGATTTCGGCATATATCCAAGACTGAAATACATCAATCTGAGTTATAACAAGCTTTATGGTGAACTTTCGAACAACTGGGGGCAATCCAAAAGCCTAACAAGCTTGAGGATCTCAAACAATAGAATTTCAGGTACAATACCACATGATCTTGGTAAAGCAAATAAACTAGAAGTGCTTGACCTATCCGAAAATCACCTAGTAGGAAACATTCCAAAGGAATTGGGGGCCTTGAATTTATTATTCCTTCTTAAActgaataataataaactttCAGGCAATATTCCCACGGAAGTTGGAAAGCTCTCCAGTCTTAGTCAACTTAACTTGGCAGCAAACAATCTAAGCGGATCACTTCCCAAACAATTAGCACAGTGCTCAAAACTCACAGATTTGAATTTGAGCATGAACAGGTTTTGGGGAAGTATCACCCCACAGATTGCCAATATACGCAGTCTCAATAATCTTGATCTTAGCCACAATTTGCTCACAGGAAAGCTTCCATGGGAGCTTGGATATTTACACTACTTAGCTTTGTTAAACCTGTCCCACAACTTTCTGTCTGCCTCGATCCCATCCACTTATAGTGAAATGTTAAGCTTGACATCCGTGGACATATCATACAATAATTTGGAGGGTCCTCTTCCTAACAACAAAGCTTTCAGCAGGGCACAAATAGTAGCACTAGAACATAACAGAGCCTTGTGTGGCAACAACACTGGTTTGCAGGCTTGCCCCTCTTTGTTGAGCAAAAGACCTGGTGGAAAGATGAGCCTCCGAGCCGCGATTTTGATCACAGTCTCTCTTTTGGGCACcctatttcttttatatatcaTTGCAGGAATATATTGTGTTGGTTTCAAAAAAGGGAGAAAGATAGATGATGAGCCAAGGGAtgcagaaaatgaaaatatgtttgtGATATGGAGCTATGATGGGAAAATAGCACATCAAAGCATTGTTGAAGCAACAGACGCATTCAACTCAAGATATAGCATTGGAGAGGGGGGATGTGGAAGAGTTTATAGAGCTGAGCTACCAAATGGTCTAGTTGTTGCTATGAAGAAACTTCACCAATCAGAGGATGGCATAGTGGCTAACCTAAAAGCCTTTAACAGTGAGATTACTGCTTTAACAGAAGTAAGACATCTGAATATTGTAAAGCTTTATGGGTTTTGTTCACATGCAAGATACTCATATTTGGTGTATGAGTTCTTGGAAGGGGGAAGCTTGAGAAAGATATTGAGCAGTGAGGTTAAGGCAATGGAATTGGACTGGATTAGGAGGGTGAAAGTTGTAAGAGGTGTTGCCAGAGCTTTATCCTATATGCACCACGACTGCTCACCTCCTGTTATTCATCGAGACATATCAAGCAATAACATACTGCTGGATTTGGACAATGAAGCCCACGTCTCTGACTTCGGCACAGCAAGGATTTTAAAGCCTAACTCATCCAATTGCACATCATATGCAGGCACCCTCGGGTATTCAGCTCCAG AGCTTGCTTACACAACGGAAGTGAATGAGAAGTGCGATGTTTACAGCTTTGGGATGGTAGCATTGGAAGTGATAATGGGAAGGCATCTAGGCAACTTCATCTCCTCCATatcgtcgtcatcatcatcatcgacAGTTTCCCATCAAATCACATTGAAGGAAGTGTTGGACCAACGCCTCTCACCTCCAAGGGGTCGAGTAATCGAGGAAGTGCTCTCCATTGCAAAGATAGCATTTGCTTGCCTAAATGCCAGTCAGCAGTCCAGGCCGACAATGCAACAAGTCTCTCACAAGCTATCAACAAATAGGCCTCCTCTGTCAGAGCCACTAGACGTCATTACATTAGGACAATTGTTGGATATCACAACTTTAACTCTCTGA